The Carassius carassius chromosome 16, fCarCar2.1, whole genome shotgun sequence genome window below encodes:
- the LOC132159598 gene encoding NACHT, LRR and PYD domains-containing protein 14-like: MVTALKHSFGNMAQHDDIPQHTSLRQPSIQDSDQYLQDFRINLNNGGTVVAPNILGSTIAGDVTVNVNVPPVPCFSSINNNETLQSVKNKMKSRMMEDSERILEGSLQQSVSLNKIYTQLFIINDESDPINKEHEIWQIETTNDLNTSAQTVINYNEILKPPLGENRTMKFVLTKGIAGIGKTVTVQKFVNDWASGKANQDLEFVFLLPFREMNLREGENQSLLDLLCAFYPEFKEARPISDWICDRKVLFILDGLDEYKNELSFQTGILSDVAKEAKLDILLENLLRGKLLPSAHLWITSRPVAAEQLPSEIFRQGYVTQIRGFTDEQKEEYFTRQFEDPDLTQTVTRHLKSHKSLWILCHIPLFCWISSVVLKTIIKSPNKDRDMPSNQTEMYIHYLLIQTGLSHNKYQGKNVSPEDALIKYKELIMKLAKLAYWELKKQNAMFSKEDLRKYYITPDEALRYPGIITCVSESKFGYNRTKFFSFVHLSVQDFFAALFAFHEFLSGNQDSLELTKTINGENLFDFLKSVIDMAVESKNEHLDLFNCFLFGISCDSSRRLLERFLPRLEDSSSEDHKKVTKYIKSLRRKDLSPERCFSLVRCIVELKDRSFLQMPDLESSRTTKPLTLFQCTLLAFRFVMSDIDHDEFVLRKFNITLEGFQRFSPAITCFRKATLKGSDFTEKHCEILVPFLTSPNSHLTHLDLSHNSLGLSALKQLSRAFCDPKCQIQMLNLSHNKLQSQDMEFIKNVLSGSNLKILDLSDNNIEDEGVKILSAGLRSAKCHLEVLKLSGCQIQEGVLKLLSSLKESLRELDLQYNVLGKIVGKKVWVLKDKLPSLRIYTGGVCNHQPGLYKYAVMLTFDPQTVNEYLYLSEDNTVAVRKRERQQLPANNERFDKCNQVLCCQPLSGRCFFTVDVIGTGVNIGVACKGIKRKGADDTVRLGRNKMSWCLCCSKTVCVAHDKITESLTKPLQTESTRKLGVFLDLEAGSVSFYKLSPDSDLELLHMFDAEFPQDEELYAAFSIQEPDSSVRLRQASL, translated from the exons ATGGTAACAGCATTGAAACACAGTTTTGGAAACATGGCACAGCATGAcgacattccacaacacacatcGCTCAGACAACCATCAATTCAAGATTCAGACCAGTATCTTCAAGATTTCAGAATTAACCTGAATAATGGTGGCACAGTAGTTGCTCCAAACATACTAGGATCCACAATAGCTGGTGATGTTACAGTGAATGTCAATGTG ccacCGGTGCCGTGCTTTTCCTCAATAAACAACAATG AAACTCTTCAGAGCGTAAAGAATAAGATGAAATCAAGAATGATGGAGGACTCTGAGAGGATTTTGGAGGGAAGCTTACAACAGTCAGTCTCTCTAAATAAGATCTACACTCAACTGTTCATCATCAATGACGAGTCAGACCCCATCAATAAAGAACACGAGATCTGGCAGATTGAGACGACAAATGATTTAAACACATCAGCGCAGACGGTCATAAACTACAATGAAATTCTTAAACCACCCTTGGGTGAAAATAGGACAATGAAGTTCGTTTTGACAAAAGGAATCGCTGGAATCGGGAAAACAGTCACTGTGCAGAAGTTTGTCAACGACTGGGCGAGCGGAAAAGCCAATCAGGATCTAGAGTTTGTTTTTCTGCTCCCATTCCGGGAGATGAACTTGCGTGAGGGAGAAAACCAGAGTCTTCTTGATCTTCTTTGTGCCTTTTACCCAGAATTCAAAGAGGCGAGACCGATCTCTGATTGGATCTGTGATAGAAAAGTTCTGTTCATCTTAGATGGTCTGGATGAATATAAAAATGAGTTGAGCTTTCAAACCGGCATTTTGTCAGATGTTGCTAAAGAAGCCAAGCTGGACATTCTTCTAGAAAACCTTCTAAGAGGAAAACTGCTTCCATCCGCACACCTGTGGATCACTAGCCGGCCTGTGGCAGCTGAACAGCTTCCATCGGAGATCTTCAGACAGGGATATGTCACGCAGATCagaggattcacagatgaacaaaaGGAGGAGTACTTCACGAGGCAGTTTGAGGATCCAGATCTAACCCAAACAGTCACCCGTCACCTGAAGTCTCATAAGAGCCTGTGGATATTGTGCCACATACCTCTCTTTTGTTGGATTTCATCAGTTGTTCTGAAAACCATCATTAAAAGTCCAAATAAAGACAGGGACATGCCCTCAAATCAGACAGAAATGTATATCCACTATCTGCTCATTCAGACTGGGTTAAGCCACAACAAATATCAAGGGAAAAATGTGTCACCAGAAGACGCTCTCATAAAATACAAAGAACTGATTATGAAACTGGCAAAATTGGCATACTGGGAGCTGAAGAAACAGAATGCCATGTTCAGTAAAGAAGACTTGAGGAAATATTATATCACTCCTGATGAAGCTCTTCGATATCCTGGCATCATCACCTGTGTCTCTGAGAGCAAGTTTGGATATAACAGGACCAAGTTTTTCAGCTTTGTCCATCTCAGCGTCCAGGATTTCTTTGCAGCCTTGTTTGCTTTTCATGAATTTTTATCAGGAAACCAAGACTCCCTGGaattaactaaaacaataaatgGGGAGAATTTGTTTGATTTTCTCAAAAGTGTGATTGATATGGCAGTCGAAAGTAAAAATGAACACTTGGATCTTTTTAACTGTTTTCTCTTCGGAATTTCTTGTGATTCCAGCAGACGTTTACTCGAAAGATTCCTGCCTCGATTGGAAGACAGTAGTTCAGAAGATCACAAAAAAGTGACCAAGTACATTAAGTCTTTGAGGAGGAAAGATCTGTCCCCCGAGAGATGCTTTAGTCTCGTCCGTTGCATCGTGGAGCTCAAAGACAGGTCTTTTTTGCAGATGCCAGATCTTGAAAGCTCACGGACCACAAAGCCCCTCACACTGTTCCAGTGCACGCTTCTGGCTTTCCGGTTTGTGATGTCAGATATAGACCATGATGAGTTTGTCCTCCGGAAATTCAACATCACTTTAGAAGGATTTCAGAGATTCTCTCCAGCCATTACATGCTTCAGAAAGGCTAC GCTCAAAGGAAGCGACTTTACAGAGAAACACTGTGAAATCCTGGTGCCTTTTCTTACCTCACCAAACTCTCACCTGACTCATCTTGATCTGAGCCACAATAGTCTGGGACTGTCTGCACTGAAGCAACTTTCTAGGGCCTTCTGTGATCCCAAATGCCAGATTCAGATGCTGAACCTCAGCCACAACAAACTTCAGAGTCAGGACATGGAGTTCATCAAGAATGTGCTTTCAGGATCAAATCTGAAAATCTTGGACCTCAGTGACAATAATATAGAGGACGAAGGAGTAAAAATCCTCTCTGCTGGGCTGCGGAGTGCAAAGTGTCATCTTGAAGTTCTGAA ACTCTCAGGCTGTCAGATTCAAGAAGGAGTTTTAAAGTTGCTGTCATCTTTGAAAGAAAGTCTGAGAGAACTGGACCTGCAGTATAATGTCCTTGGAAAGATCGTGGGAAAGAAAGTTTGGGTACTTAAGGATAAGCTGCCATCACTgag AATTTACACTGGAGGAGTCTGCAACCACCAACCAGGACTGTACAAAT ATGCTGTCATGCTCACCTTTGACCCTCAGACGGTTAACGAATACCTCTATCTGAGCGAGGACAACACTGTAGCTGTTCGTAAGAGAGAGAGGCAACAGCTTCCTGCTAATAATGAAAGATTTGACAAGTGCAACCAGGTCCTGTGCTGCCAGCCGCTGTCAGGACGTTGCTTCTTTACGGTGGATGTGATCGGGACAGGGGTGAACATTGGTGTGGCCTGTAAGGGAATCAAGAGGAAAGGTGCAGATGACACCGTACGTCTGGGACGCAATAAGATGTCATGGTGTTTATGTTGCTCAAAAACTGTATGTGTGGCTCATGACAAAATAACTGAATCACTAACTAAACCGCTTCAAACAGAGTCCACCAGAAAACTCGGTGTGTTCCTGGATCTGGAGGCTGGTTCTGTTTCCTTCTATAAGTTGAGCCCAGACTCAGATCTTGAACTCTTGCACATGTTTGATGCAGAGTTTCCTCAGGACGAGGAACTTTATGCTGCATTCAGTATTCAGGAACCAGACAGCTCAGTCCGTTTAAGGCAAGCATCACTATAA